The Deltaproteobacteria bacterium HGW-Deltaproteobacteria-6 genome has a segment encoding these proteins:
- a CDS encoding SAM-dependent methyltransferase, with translation MAVNHCRICGEPYEPFMSFGKMPIANGFLTQSQFSDEYFYEMEAGVCSNCNMFQLLNQPEREIMFNENYAFFSQTSQGMINHFRMFAENVRRDYIQSSDPFVVEIGSNDGIMLQNFAKAGIRHLGIEPSANVALVARENGINTISAFFDEDLAKKILTEYGPADAILAANVMCHIPYLHSIIAGMKQLLKPEGVVVFEDPYLGDVIENTTYDQIYDEHVFLFCVSSIQYLLKKHDMEIFDVEPQITHGGSMRYYIAGKGKRTISPRLSRQLAKEEHLGLNRRETYDQFKINCDRFRTDLMTILNDIRGKGKSIVGYAATSKSTTIINFCGITDKHIDYICDTTPIKQGKFSPGAHIPVLSHQYFKEHYPDYALLFAYNHEKEIMAKESDFMASGGKWIVYVPEIKIRE, from the coding sequence GTGGCCGTTAACCATTGCAGAATATGTGGTGAACCCTATGAACCGTTTATGTCGTTTGGCAAAATGCCGATTGCCAATGGCTTTTTGACGCAAAGCCAATTTTCTGATGAGTATTTTTATGAGATGGAAGCAGGGGTATGTTCAAACTGCAACATGTTTCAATTATTGAATCAACCTGAACGCGAAATCATGTTCAATGAAAATTACGCATTTTTTTCGCAGACCTCTCAAGGCATGATTAATCATTTCCGGATGTTTGCGGAAAATGTCCGGCGGGATTACATCCAATCGTCAGATCCCTTTGTTGTGGAAATCGGAAGCAATGACGGCATCATGCTCCAGAATTTCGCGAAAGCCGGCATCCGCCATCTGGGCATTGAGCCTTCCGCAAACGTGGCCTTGGTTGCCCGGGAAAACGGCATTAATACAATTTCAGCTTTCTTTGACGAAGATCTTGCAAAAAAAATATTGACTGAATATGGACCTGCCGATGCCATCCTGGCCGCCAACGTCATGTGCCATATCCCCTATCTGCATTCCATTATCGCGGGGATGAAACAGCTCTTGAAGCCGGAGGGCGTCGTTGTGTTTGAAGACCCTTATCTCGGGGATGTTATCGAAAATACAACCTATGATCAAATTTATGATGAACACGTTTTCCTGTTTTGCGTTTCGTCAATCCAATATCTCCTGAAAAAGCATGATATGGAAATATTTGACGTCGAACCGCAAATCACTCACGGGGGGTCCATGCGGTATTATATTGCGGGGAAGGGAAAGAGAACAATATCTCCCCGCCTGTCCCGCCAACTGGCAAAAGAGGAGCATCTGGGCCTCAACCGGCGTGAAACGTACGATCAATTCAAAATCAACTGCGATCGGTTTCGCACGGACCTGATGACGATTCTGAATGACATCCGGGGAAAGGGGAAAAGCATCGTCGGATATGCGGCGACATCCAAGAGCACGACCATCATTAACTTCTGCGGCATCACCGACAAACATATTGACTATATCTGCGACACGACACCGATCAAACAGGGGAAATTCAGTCCGGGAGCCCATATACCGGTTCTGTCCCATCAATATTTCAAAGAGCATTATCCGGATTATGCGCTGCTGTTTGCCTACAATCATGAAAAGGAGATTATGGCGAAAGAGAGTGACTTTATGGCTTCCGGCGGCAAATGGATCGTTTATGTTCCGGAGATTAAAATCAGAGAGTAA
- the pstA gene encoding phosphate ABC transporter, permease protein PstA: MKTKARKAEETLFKGLMVVSLLLILSVLAGIVIVITMKGASSLSWAMLVETPKGGYYLGKGGGIANAIVGSFYLAASATVISILISLPAAFALQQDFSSRKFANFTRLLLDVLWGTPSIVYGAFGFIIMVYFGIRASLLGGIIVLTLLMLPIMIRSMEEVIRTVPLTLKETSYALGATRIETTLAVVMRQALPGIITAVLLAFGRGIGDAASILFTAGYTDYLPRSLFEPVASLPLAVFFQAGTPIPEVQDRAYTAALILLFIVLMVNIVSRILSWRSSKYIIK; the protein is encoded by the coding sequence ATGAAGACGAAAGCGCGCAAAGCGGAAGAAACCTTATTCAAAGGGCTGATGGTTGTTTCACTGCTGCTGATTTTGTCGGTTCTGGCCGGCATTGTTATTGTCATCACCATGAAAGGAGCATCATCCCTATCATGGGCCATGCTGGTTGAAACACCCAAGGGAGGGTATTATCTGGGCAAGGGCGGCGGCATTGCCAATGCGATCGTGGGGTCTTTTTATCTTGCTGCCAGTGCCACGGTAATTTCCATTTTAATTAGCCTGCCCGCGGCTTTTGCCCTTCAGCAGGATTTCAGCAGCCGGAAATTTGCAAATTTTACCCGATTGCTGCTGGACGTTCTCTGGGGGACGCCTTCGATTGTCTATGGCGCCTTTGGCTTCATCATCATGGTCTATTTCGGGATCAGGGCATCCCTTCTGGGGGGGATTATCGTGCTGACGCTCCTGATGTTGCCGATCATGATCCGATCCATGGAAGAAGTCATCAGAACGGTTCCTCTGACGCTGAAAGAAACGTCCTATGCGCTCGGCGCTACAAGAATTGAAACAACACTGGCCGTCGTAATGAGACAAGCGCTGCCGGGAATTATTACCGCTGTTCTGCTGGCTTTCGGCCGCGGTATCGGCGATGCCGCTTCGATACTTTTTACCGCCGGCTACACGGATTATTTGCCGCGATCCCTTTTTGAACCGGTGGCCTCTTTGCCGCTTGCCGTTTTCTTTCAGGCCGGGACGCCGATTCCGGAAGTTCAGGATCGTGCCTATACGGCTGCCTTAATATTGTTGTTCATCGTCCTGATGGTTAACATTGTTTCGCGCATCCTGTCCTGGCGATCTTCAAAATACATCATAAAGTAG
- a CDS encoding ABC transporter permease, producing the protein MMMTNQIENQTWDQIIRPKTGWFDLHFRELWNYRDLVLFFVKRDFSAFYKQTVLGPLWYVIQPLFTTIVFTVVFGKVAKIPTDGIPPFLFYLSGIVAWNYFADCLKNTSSTFITNANIFGKVYFPRLTVPLSVALINMIQFFIQFILFLCFYFFFIAKGAPIYPNKWLIIVPLLIIQMAFLGLGIGILVSSLTTKYRDLNFAVGFVVSLWMYASPIVYPVSSVPDRYLFLYMLNPMAPIIDMFRFAFLGNGIVHPGHWMISIMMTVVIFFVGLLLFNRVEKTFSDTI; encoded by the coding sequence ATGATGATGACCAACCAAATTGAAAATCAAACATGGGATCAGATTATCAGACCGAAGACAGGCTGGTTTGATCTTCATTTCAGGGAACTCTGGAATTACAGAGATCTGGTGCTGTTTTTTGTAAAAAGGGACTTCAGCGCTTTCTATAAGCAGACGGTTTTGGGGCCTTTATGGTATGTTATCCAGCCTCTTTTTACGACCATTGTTTTTACCGTTGTGTTCGGCAAAGTTGCAAAGATACCAACGGATGGGATTCCGCCTTTTCTTTTTTACTTATCCGGAATTGTTGCCTGGAATTATTTTGCAGACTGCCTGAAAAACACATCCAGTACTTTTATTACGAATGCGAATATTTTCGGCAAAGTCTATTTCCCCAGATTAACCGTGCCTTTATCAGTTGCACTGATCAATATGATCCAGTTTTTCATTCAGTTTATATTGTTTCTTTGCTTTTATTTCTTCTTCATCGCGAAGGGGGCTCCCATCTATCCCAATAAGTGGCTCATAATCGTTCCGTTGTTGATTATCCAGATGGCTTTTCTCGGCCTGGGAATCGGTATTCTGGTATCGTCATTAACAACGAAATACCGGGATTTGAATTTTGCCGTCGGTTTTGTCGTCTCGCTTTGGATGTATGCCTCGCCTATTGTTTACCCTGTTTCCAGCGTTCCGGATCGCTATCTTTTTTTATACATGCTTAATCCGATGGCGCCGATAATTGATATGTTCAGGTTCGCTTTTTTAGGTAATGGAATAGTTCATCCCGGCCATTGGATGATCAGCATCATGATGACGGTCGTTATTTTTTTCGTCGGGTTATTATTATTTAACAGGGTCGAGAAGACATTTTCAGATACCATCTGA
- a CDS encoding bifunctional sulfate adenylyltransferase subunit 1/adenylylsulfate kinase, with the protein MKYREKSLLRFTTTGSVDDGKSTLIGRLLFETKSIFEDQYDAIKKTSIKKGYRDVDLALLLDGLSAEREQGITIDVAYRYFETPTRKFIIADTPGHTQYTRNMVTGASTADCSIILIDARNGVLTQSKRHGFIASLLQIPHMVVAVNKMDLVDYSEDIYNRIVDEYRDFSEKLEIHDVTFIPVSALKGDNVVEKSANMPWYEGGTLLHYLENLHVSADRNLVDFRFPVQYVIRPDLNFRGFAGRIVSGTICPGEAVIALPSGQSTTIKAIQTFDGELQEAFAPQSVVLTMDDEIDISRGDMIVRKNNIPQVGHSFEAVICWMDEQTMIPGSTYILKQTTNSVKAHIAGILYKIDVNTLHRESTDTLMLNEIGRVNIVTVSPVFFDAYKMNHSTGSFILIDPLTNHTVAGGMIRGVARAIDDIREKKETEDAHRPKSPHIVWGGWNIPREQRETRNGHRAAVLWLTGYSGSGKSTIAKNLEKKLYQAGCQTVLLDGDNIRHGLCGDLGFSENDRHENIRRVGETAKLFFESGNIVICTFISPFAKDRLFARSLFPPDRFYEIYVKCDLDICVRRDPNGLYKKSMSGAINNFTGISSPYEEPANAEMVAETEIFSPEDIVGGILEKLLADGIISERHRN; encoded by the coding sequence ATGAAATACCGGGAAAAATCTCTGCTGCGTTTCACGACAACGGGGAGCGTGGATGATGGAAAGTCCACACTGATCGGCCGTCTGCTTTTTGAAACGAAATCCATCTTTGAAGATCAGTATGATGCCATCAAGAAAACGTCCATCAAGAAAGGGTACAGAGATGTCGATCTGGCCCTTCTCCTTGACGGTCTTTCTGCCGAACGCGAGCAGGGCATTACCATTGATGTGGCTTATCGCTATTTTGAAACCCCGACGAGAAAATTCATCATCGCGGATACACCCGGTCATACCCAGTATACCCGAAACATGGTTACCGGAGCGTCGACCGCTGATTGCTCCATCATCCTGATCGACGCCAGAAACGGCGTATTAACACAATCCAAGCGGCATGGCTTTATTGCATCCCTGCTTCAGATTCCCCACATGGTTGTTGCGGTCAACAAAATGGATCTCGTGGACTATTCCGAAGACATCTATAACCGCATTGTCGACGAATATCGGGATTTTTCTGAAAAACTGGAAATACATGACGTCACCTTCATTCCGGTTTCCGCCTTGAAAGGCGATAATGTTGTTGAAAAAAGCGCCAACATGCCCTGGTATGAAGGGGGAACTCTGCTGCACTATCTGGAGAACCTTCATGTGTCGGCGGACCGAAACCTGGTTGATTTCCGTTTCCCTGTTCAGTACGTGATCAGGCCCGATCTTAATTTCAGGGGCTTTGCGGGACGGATTGTGTCCGGCACCATTTGTCCGGGAGAGGCTGTCATTGCTCTGCCGTCCGGTCAGTCCACAACGATTAAAGCCATTCAGACTTTCGATGGTGAACTGCAGGAGGCCTTTGCGCCGCAATCCGTCGTCTTAACCATGGATGATGAGATTGACATCAGCCGGGGGGACATGATCGTCAGAAAAAATAACATCCCCCAGGTCGGCCATTCCTTTGAAGCTGTGATTTGCTGGATGGATGAACAGACCATGATTCCCGGCTCGACCTATATCCTCAAGCAGACAACCAATTCCGTAAAAGCGCATATCGCCGGCATTCTGTACAAGATAGACGTCAATACGCTTCATCGGGAATCAACGGATACACTGATGCTCAATGAAATCGGACGGGTCAACATTGTAACGGTGTCCCCGGTGTTTTTCGATGCATACAAGATGAATCACAGTACGGGCAGTTTCATTTTGATCGATCCATTGACCAACCACACCGTCGCCGGCGGCATGATCCGCGGGGTTGCCAGGGCGATCGATGATATCCGTGAAAAAAAGGAAACCGAAGACGCTCATCGGCCCAAGTCGCCCCATATCGTCTGGGGCGGATGGAACATCCCCCGTGAGCAGAGGGAAACCAGAAACGGACACCGGGCCGCTGTGCTGTGGCTGACCGGATACTCAGGCTCCGGAAAATCGACTATTGCCAAAAATCTGGAGAAGAAGCTCTATCAGGCGGGATGCCAGACGGTGCTGCTTGACGGCGACAATATCCGGCACGGCTTGTGCGGCGATCTGGGTTTCTCGGAAAATGATCGGCATGAAAATATCCGCCGGGTTGGAGAAACAGCGAAACTCTTTTTTGAGTCCGGGAACATCGTTATTTGTACTTTCATTTCCCCCTTTGCAAAAGACAGACTGTTTGCCAGATCCCTTTTCCCGCCGGATCGCTTTTATGAAATTTACGTCAAGTGCGATCTGGATATATGCGTGCGTCGTGATCCCAATGGCCTGTATAAGAAGTCCATGAGCGGCGCCATCAACAATTTTACGGGAATATCCTCGCCGTATGAGGAGCCGGCCAATGCCGAGATGGTGGCCGAAACGGAGATATTCAGCCCTGAAGATATTGTCGGCGGCATTCTGGAAAAACTGCTTGCGGACGGAATTATATCCGAACGACACCGAAACTGA
- a CDS encoding nucleoside-diphosphate sugar epimerase, translated as MKIIVTGALGHIGSRLIRELPAAFRGLEVVMIDNMLTNRYASLFNLPAESRYRFLEMNVLNADLFSVIDGADVVIHLAAITDAAGSFNNKEQVETNNFNATARVAEACAGLGCPMIHMSSTSVYGTQKNLVDECCTLEDLKPQSPYAETKLKEEDYLFELGRSKGLKFIVCRFGTICGISPGMRFHTAVNKFCWQAVMRQPLTVWTTALHQKRPYLSLQDAMKAYQFIIQSGLYDNQIYNVLTDNLTVNDIVQNIAAHIPHVSIKYVDNEIMNQLSYEVSSQRFMNHGFRYSGSIAKDIEETIALLGNCNHEH; from the coding sequence ATGAAAATCATTGTAACCGGAGCATTAGGACATATCGGATCCCGATTGATCAGGGAGCTGCCCGCCGCTTTTCGGGGGCTGGAAGTTGTGATGATCGATAATATGCTGACCAATCGCTATGCCTCATTATTCAACCTTCCCGCGGAAAGCCGTTACCGGTTTTTGGAAATGAATGTGTTAAATGCCGATCTGTTTTCCGTGATCGATGGGGCGGATGTGGTTATCCATCTGGCGGCTATTACCGATGCCGCCGGAAGTTTCAACAATAAAGAGCAGGTCGAAACGAATAACTTTAACGCGACAGCCAGGGTTGCTGAAGCCTGCGCCGGTCTCGGCTGCCCGATGATTCATATGTCCTCCACCAGTGTTTACGGGACGCAGAAAAACCTGGTCGACGAATGCTGTACGCTCGAAGATTTAAAGCCCCAGAGTCCTTATGCCGAAACAAAACTTAAAGAGGAAGACTATCTCTTCGAACTGGGCCGGTCCAAAGGCTTGAAATTTATTGTCTGTCGTTTCGGCACGATATGCGGAATTTCTCCGGGCATGAGATTTCACACGGCTGTCAACAAATTCTGCTGGCAGGCCGTTATGAGACAGCCCCTGACGGTCTGGACAACCGCCTTGCATCAGAAACGTCCGTATCTGTCCCTGCAGGACGCCATGAAGGCGTATCAGTTTATCATTCAAAGCGGATTGTATGATAATCAGATCTATAATGTTTTAACCGATAATCTAACGGTCAACGACATTGTTCAGAATATTGCCGCGCATATTCCACATGTATCGATTAAGTACGTTGATAATGAAATCATGAATCAGCTTTCTTATGAGGTTTCCAGTCAGCGCTTCATGAATCATGGTTTTCGCTATTCCGGATCCATTGCGAAAGATATCGAAGAAACAATTGCATTGCTTGGAAATTGCAATCATGAGCACTGA
- a CDS encoding DegT/DnrJ/EryC1/StrS family aminotransferase has translation MDKIFFAGPWITEHEIKVVEDMMRNGWYEHPFDYCEKFEKEFAAYHNRKYGLMTPSCTTAIHLLLTGMGISDGDEVILPDCTWIATGAGITYLRGIPVFCDIDPVHWCLDPESVRKSITPKTKAIMAVGLFGNMPLMDELLQIASEHGLPLVEDAAEALGSTYKGVKAGKFGIASTFSFHRTKTITTGEGGMLLIDDDKLFERCKFLRDHGRRTEVGMYYNYEVTYKYMPNNLSASLGYAQFQRIEELLINKRNQLRLYRENLRDVDDIEINPDPVEGIHGAWMPTIIIGKSYKMDKNDVIRKMAELEIPCRPFFYPLSSMPAYPGFQEKYEKRNVNCYDISPRGVNLPCAGNLTEDQIVRVCDGIKKVLKRK, from the coding sequence ATGGATAAAATATTTTTTGCGGGACCCTGGATTACGGAGCACGAAATAAAGGTCGTGGAAGACATGATGCGCAACGGCTGGTATGAACACCCTTTTGACTATTGTGAGAAATTCGAAAAGGAATTTGCGGCATATCATAATCGAAAATACGGATTGATGACGCCCAGCTGCACGACGGCCATTCACCTGTTATTGACTGGAATGGGGATTTCCGATGGGGACGAAGTTATTCTTCCCGATTGCACCTGGATTGCGACCGGCGCGGGAATTACCTATCTGAGAGGCATCCCGGTCTTTTGTGACATCGATCCCGTGCACTGGTGCTTGGATCCCGAGTCGGTGAGAAAAAGCATTACGCCGAAAACCAAAGCGATCATGGCGGTGGGATTATTCGGCAATATGCCGCTGATGGATGAATTGCTTCAGATTGCCAGTGAACATGGCCTGCCCCTGGTTGAAGATGCCGCTGAGGCCCTTGGCTCGACATATAAAGGCGTTAAGGCTGGAAAATTCGGAATTGCCTCCACGTTCAGCTTTCACCGGACCAAGACCATCACGACCGGCGAGGGGGGAATGCTGCTTATTGATGATGACAAATTATTCGAGCGGTGCAAATTTCTCCGCGATCATGGCAGAAGAACCGAGGTCGGCATGTATTATAATTACGAGGTGACGTATAAATACATGCCGAACAATCTGTCAGCCTCTCTGGGCTACGCGCAGTTTCAAAGAATTGAGGAACTGCTGATCAATAAGAGAAACCAGCTCAGGCTTTACAGGGAGAACCTCCGGGATGTCGACGATATTGAAATCAATCCGGATCCGGTGGAAGGAATCCATGGAGCCTGGATGCCGACGATTATTATCGGCAAATCCTATAAGATGGATAAAAATGATGTGATCAGGAAAATGGCTGAACTGGAAATACCCTGCCGGCCTTTTTTCTATCCATTATCCTCCATGCCGGCTTATCCCGGGTTTCAGGAAAAATATGAAAAGCGGAATGTCAACTGTTATGATATTTCGCCAAGGGGCGTCAATCTTCCCTGCGCCGGAAATCTCACGGAAGACCAGATTGTCAGAGTTTGCGACGGAATTAAAAAGGTGTTGAAAAGAAAGTAA
- a CDS encoding sulfate adenylyltransferase subunit CysD — MSSYSLSYLNQLESESIHIMRETVAEFKNPVMLYSVGKDSSVMVRIAQKAFYPGPFPFPLMHVDTGYKFPEMYVFRDKFCKEIGARLIIERNEEWIARGCHPLDIGVDKCCSYLKTGALLDAIRKHGFDAAFGGARREEEKSRAKERIFSLRDAHGQWNPKNQRPELWDLYNTRINEGQTVRVFPLSNWTEQDIWQYIKKERIPIVPIYFAQKREVVKRDGILVPASSVSSAKLSKKTMIAGEDVEMLLCRFRSLGCIPCTGAVASSASTIDDIIGEVEAARKSERENRIIDLTSDSSMEQKKKEGYF; from the coding sequence ATGAGTTCATACAGTCTTTCATACCTTAACCAGCTTGAATCGGAATCAATTCACATCATGCGTGAAACAGTGGCTGAATTCAAGAATCCGGTTATGTTGTATTCCGTTGGAAAAGATTCCAGTGTCATGGTCAGAATAGCTCAAAAAGCTTTCTATCCCGGCCCCTTTCCCTTTCCCCTGATGCACGTGGATACGGGGTATAAATTTCCTGAAATGTATGTCTTTCGCGATAAATTCTGCAAAGAAATCGGCGCGCGGCTCATTATCGAGCGAAATGAAGAATGGATTGCCAGGGGCTGTCATCCCCTGGACATCGGCGTGGATAAATGCTGCAGCTATTTAAAGACAGGCGCCTTGCTGGACGCGATCAGGAAGCACGGGTTTGACGCGGCTTTCGGCGGCGCACGGCGGGAAGAAGAGAAATCACGGGCAAAGGAGAGAATCTTTTCTCTTCGTGACGCGCATGGGCAGTGGAATCCGAAGAATCAGCGCCCGGAACTCTGGGATTTGTATAACACGAGGATCAATGAAGGGCAGACTGTTCGTGTTTTTCCTTTAAGCAACTGGACGGAGCAGGATATCTGGCAATATATCAAGAAAGAACGCATACCCATTGTTCCTATTTATTTTGCGCAGAAACGCGAAGTTGTGAAACGCGACGGCATCCTCGTGCCGGCATCATCCGTTTCCAGCGCGAAGCTCAGCAAAAAAACGATGATTGCCGGGGAAGATGTTGAAATGCTTTTATGCCGTTTTCGCAGCCTGGGTTGCATTCCTTGCACCGGCGCCGTAGCCTCGTCAGCCAGCACGATTGATGATATCATTGGAGAGGTGGAGGCGGCGCGAAAATCGGAACGGGAAAACCGCATCATCGATCTTACCAGTGATTCCTCTATGGAACAGAAAAAGAAAGAGGGATATTTTTAA
- a CDS encoding erythromycin biosynthesis sensory transduction protein eryC1 has protein sequence MILCANPKAQYVAYKEEIDSAIAAVLDGGYYILGDEVSAFEQEFASFTGVSCAIGVGSGTEALHLALTACGIGPGDEVITVSHTAVATITAIILAGAKPVFVDIENEYFTIDPGKIEQAVTAKTKAMVPVHIYGQAALMKDILAVAQKHHLRVIEDCAQAHGAFCGNMQAHGGGRGSYKRCGAYGDMGCFSFYPTKNLGAIGDGGMVVTDNVELAEKVRQLRQYGWKERYVSKSFGWNSRLDELQAAILRVKLRHLDEDNGKRLQIADAYNSGLAETDCMVPARRPGDGHVYHLYVVKSHERNQLLSYLKAEGIMAAIHYPTPVHLQPAFNQSSDLQRYDLSRTERAATEILSLPMYPELSMEEISVVIGAVKRFFKR, from the coding sequence ATGATTTTATGCGCTAACCCCAAAGCCCAGTATGTTGCTTATAAAGAGGAAATCGACTCAGCCATTGCCGCTGTGCTTGATGGGGGATATTATATTCTCGGAGATGAAGTAAGCGCTTTTGAGCAGGAATTTGCGTCTTTTACCGGTGTCTCCTGCGCCATTGGCGTCGGAAGTGGTACGGAAGCCCTGCATCTCGCATTGACCGCGTGCGGCATCGGTCCGGGGGATGAAGTGATAACTGTTTCGCACACGGCGGTGGCGACGATAACGGCTATTATCCTGGCCGGAGCAAAGCCTGTCTTCGTCGATATCGAAAATGAGTACTTCACCATCGATCCGGGGAAAATTGAGCAGGCCGTAACGGCAAAAACAAAAGCAATGGTTCCGGTCCATATTTACGGGCAGGCCGCCCTGATGAAAGACATTCTTGCTGTTGCTCAAAAACATCATCTGCGGGTCATCGAAGACTGCGCGCAGGCGCATGGTGCGTTTTGCGGGAACATGCAAGCGCATGGCGGCGGCCGCGGATCGTATAAAAGGTGCGGCGCCTATGGCGATATGGGGTGTTTCAGTTTCTATCCCACAAAAAATCTGGGGGCCATCGGTGATGGCGGAATGGTCGTGACCGATAATGTCGAGCTGGCCGAAAAGGTCCGGCAATTAAGGCAATACGGGTGGAAAGAGCGTTACGTCAGTAAGTCTTTTGGATGGAACAGCAGGCTGGATGAGCTTCAGGCGGCGATACTGCGCGTCAAGCTGCGGCATCTGGATGAAGATAATGGCAAACGTCTTCAAATCGCGGATGCCTATAACAGCGGGCTGGCCGAAACGGATTGTATGGTCCCTGCCCGACGTCCCGGGGATGGTCACGTCTATCATCTGTATGTCGTGAAAAGTCATGAACGGAACCAGTTGCTGTCGTATTTGAAGGCAGAGGGCATTATGGCCGCCATCCATTATCCGACTCCCGTGCATTTGCAGCCGGCATTCAACCAATCGTCCGATCTGCAGCGGTACGATCTTTCCCGCACCGAAAGGGCGGCAACCGAAATTCTGTCCTTACCCATGTACCCTGAATTGAGTATGGAGGAAATATCTGTGGTTATCGGTGCGGTAAAACGTTTCTTTAAAAGATGA
- a CDS encoding methyltransferase codes for MENKIPKSDIRINLGCGGRPLPGYINVDLDTIEQMKVRYPGTVFPEGVEVYQYDIFNLPFPDGSVALIRADSLLEHLSFLEESKIFQEVKRVLSPGGCFEFSVPDFEETVRLWLQAKDEWKDFFRNDPEAIAAQHWFGQYSYSTESRWGYLTASIFGPQNSEGQFHKNCYTENKIRALLHRIGFEVDELSRFNWKGDRNLMIFVRARKKSS; via the coding sequence ATGGAAAATAAAATACCGAAAAGCGATATTAGAATCAATCTGGGCTGCGGTGGCCGTCCCCTGCCGGGATATATCAATGTTGATTTGGATACAATAGAACAAATGAAAGTGCGTTACCCGGGCACTGTATTTCCGGAGGGTGTTGAAGTATACCAGTATGACATCTTCAATCTCCCTTTTCCCGACGGCAGCGTTGCGCTGATTCGGGCCGATTCTCTGCTGGAGCATCTGTCTTTTCTGGAGGAAAGTAAAATTTTCCAGGAAGTAAAGCGCGTATTGTCTCCCGGCGGCTGTTTCGAATTTTCGGTCCCGGATTTCGAAGAAACCGTCCGGCTTTGGTTGCAGGCAAAGGACGAATGGAAGGATTTTTTCCGCAATGATCCGGAGGCAATTGCCGCTCAGCACTGGTTTGGTCAATATTCATATTCAACGGAAAGTCGATGGGGATACTTGACCGCCAGTATATTCGGACCCCAGAACAGCGAAGGGCAGTTCCATAAGAATTGTTATACCGAAAATAAAATTCGTGCGCTTTTGCATAGAATCGGATTTGAAGTGGATGAATTGTCCCGTTTTAACTGGAAAGGTGATCGGAACCTCATGATATTTGTCAGAGCCAGGAAAAAATCGTCATAA
- a CDS encoding phosphate ABC transporter ATP-binding protein (ATP-binding protein; PstABCS is an ATP dependent phosphate uptake system which is responsible for inorganic phosphate uptake during phosphate starvation), which yields MSVISINNLNISYGNHKVLQDVTINMSGNQIIAILGPSGCGKTTLLKSLNRLLDFNEQVRVDGDIQIGGTNINDPAVDVIDLRKKVGFLSQRPFPLPMSIYDNIAFGPKLHRLSDEQVQRQVEEREKKHNILNGSMQDLLLTKDSKRNKSMDHLVEYYLRLAGLWNEVKDRLHAPASQLSIGQQQRLALARALAVEPEIILADEPTSALDPISAKLVENQFTLLKRDYTIIVVTHILRQARRLADYVIFLYMGELVEHGPSAEFFNSPKDERTIAYIKGEIS from the coding sequence ATGTCAGTCATCAGCATCAACAACCTCAATATTTCCTACGGGAACCACAAAGTCCTTCAGGATGTCACCATTAACATGTCCGGCAATCAAATCATTGCCATACTCGGTCCGTCCGGATGCGGCAAGACGACGCTGCTGAAAAGCCTGAACCGCTTACTGGATTTCAATGAACAGGTCCGGGTTGACGGAGATATTCAGATTGGCGGGACGAATATTAATGATCCGGCGGTCGACGTCATTGACTTGAGAAAGAAAGTCGGTTTTTTGTCTCAGCGGCCTTTTCCCCTGCCGATGTCCATCTATGACAATATTGCCTTTGGCCCCAAATTGCACAGACTGAGTGATGAACAGGTCCAGCGGCAGGTGGAGGAGAGGGAGAAGAAGCATAATATCCTAAATGGTTCCATGCAAGACCTCCTTCTGACGAAGGATTCTAAAAGAAACAAATCCATGGATCACCTGGTGGAGTATTATCTCCGGCTGGCGGGGTTGTGGAATGAAGTTAAAGACCGGTTGCATGCGCCGGCGTCACAATTATCCATCGGTCAGCAACAGCGGCTGGCCCTCGCCCGTGCGCTGGCCGTTGAACCGGAGATCATTCTTGCCGATGAACCGACATCCGCTCTGGATCCGATTTCCGCAAAACTTGTGGAGAATCAATTTACGCTTTTAAAAAGAGATTACACGATTATTGTAGTTACTCATATATTGCGGCAGGCGCGGCGGCTTGCTGATTACGTCATTTTTCTCTATATGGGAGAATTGGTGGAACACGGCCCGTCGGCGGAATTTTTCAATAGTCCTAAAGATGAAAGGACGATTGCCTATATCAAGGGAGAAATCAGTTAA